In one window of Tenacibaculum mesophilum DNA:
- the rsmG gene encoding 16S rRNA (guanine(527)-N(7))-methyltransferase RsmG — MKLVKKYFDNLSETQLEQFSKLQELYEDWNLKINVVSRKDIDELYLRHVLHSLGIAKVMEFKAGAKVMDVGTGGGFPGIPLAILFPETQFHLVDSIGKKIKVVNEVAEGLGLQNVKTTHGRVEEVDDTYDFIVSRAVAQMETFHRWVKNKVHKKQNHALKNGILYLKGGDLTEELANFPKATIYDLPDFFEEDFFETKKVVHLPMKYKG, encoded by the coding sequence TTGAAACTTGTAAAAAAATACTTTGACAATTTATCGGAAACACAATTAGAGCAATTTTCTAAGTTGCAAGAATTGTATGAAGACTGGAACTTAAAAATTAATGTAGTTTCTCGTAAAGATATTGATGAGTTGTATTTACGTCACGTATTACATTCGTTAGGAATTGCAAAGGTGATGGAGTTTAAAGCTGGAGCCAAAGTGATGGATGTAGGTACAGGAGGAGGTTTTCCAGGAATTCCGTTAGCTATTTTATTTCCTGAAACCCAATTTCATTTGGTAGATTCTATCGGAAAGAAAATTAAAGTAGTAAATGAAGTTGCTGAAGGTTTAGGTTTACAGAATGTGAAAACAACTCATGGGCGTGTTGAAGAAGTTGATGATACGTACGATTTTATAGTAAGTAGAGCAGTAGCGCAAATGGAAACATTTCACCGTTGGGTGAAAAATAAAGTGCATAAAAAACAAAATCATGCACTTAAAAACGGAATTTTATATTTAAAAGGTGGTGACCTTACGGAAGAACTTGCGAACTTTCCTAAAGCCACCATTTATGATTTACCAGACTTTTTTGA
- a CDS encoding fatty acid desaturase family protein: MKTVNFSRIDKAKFFRTLNKRVNTYFKENNIKRTGNWKLYSKAIIMLATFIVPFILILTVDMSQWIKLALAIVMGVGMAGVGMNVMHDANHESFSSKKWVNKLFGSSIYILAGNVYNWKVQHNVLHHTYTNIQDHDEDMDAGRIIRFSKHTQWLWIHKFQKYYSIFLYGLLTINWAITTDFKQMHSYLKRKLSYGEFPNPAKEWTKLVVSKVIYYSLWIVLPIAVMNVAWWKVLIGFFVMHYTAGIILSVVFQLAHIVPKTETPLPDEDGNMKNTWAIHQLYTTANFAPKNWFINFYTGGLNHQVEHHIFPNISHIHYNKLAQIVKETAKEFNLPYNEYKTTRKAVIEHFRHLAELGKKPQLA, from the coding sequence ATGAAGACAGTAAACTTCTCAAGAATAGACAAAGCCAAGTTTTTTAGAACTCTGAATAAAAGAGTTAACACTTACTTTAAAGAAAACAACATTAAGCGTACAGGTAACTGGAAACTATATTCAAAAGCTATCATTATGTTAGCTACGTTTATCGTTCCATTCATATTAATTTTAACTGTTGATATGTCGCAATGGATAAAATTAGCTCTTGCTATTGTAATGGGCGTTGGAATGGCTGGAGTTGGAATGAATGTGATGCACGATGCCAATCACGAATCTTTTTCTAGTAAAAAATGGGTAAATAAGCTTTTTGGAAGCAGTATTTATATTTTAGCAGGTAACGTATATAACTGGAAAGTACAACACAATGTATTACACCATACTTATACTAACATTCAAGATCATGATGAAGATATGGATGCTGGTAGAATTATCCGTTTTTCAAAACACACACAATGGTTATGGATTCATAAATTCCAAAAATATTATTCAATCTTTTTATACGGATTGTTAACGATTAACTGGGCAATTACTACTGATTTTAAACAAATGCACAGTTACTTAAAGCGAAAGTTATCGTATGGAGAATTTCCAAATCCAGCTAAAGAATGGACAAAACTAGTGGTTTCGAAAGTTATTTATTATTCACTTTGGATTGTATTACCAATTGCAGTAATGAATGTTGCTTGGTGGAAAGTATTAATCGGATTTTTTGTAATGCACTATACTGCAGGAATCATTTTAAGCGTGGTTTTCCAATTAGCACACATTGTTCCTAAAACAGAAACTCCTTTACCAGATGAAGATGGTAATATGAAAAACACTTGGGCTATTCACCAATTATATACTACAGCAAATTTTGCTCCTAAAAATTGGTTTATTAACTTTTACACAGGTGGATTAAATCACCAAGTAGAACACCACATTTTCCCAAATATTTCTCATATTCACTATAATAAATTAGCTCAAATTGTAAAAGAAACTGCTAAGGAATTTAACCTTCCTTATAATGAGTATAAAACTACACGTAAAGCAGTTATAGAGCATTTTAGACACTTAGCTGAATTAGGAAAAAAACCGCAATTAGCATAA
- a CDS encoding pyridoxal phosphate-dependent aminotransferase, with amino-acid sequence MSNALSNRIQSLPVSQTLAMAAKARELKAQGKDIISLSLGEPDFNTPDFIKNAAIEAINQDYNSYTPVDGYVELKEAICEKFKRDNNLTYAPNQVVVSTGAKQSIANVAQVLLNPGDEVLLPAPYWVSYSAIATLCEAKFTEIPSSIENDFKITPEQLEAAISPKTKMIFFNSPNNPSGTIYSEEEYRALANVLEKHPDIYILSDEIYEHINYGTKPFSFAAIESMYDRTITVNGLAKAFAMTGWRIGYIGAPEWIAKACTKMQGQITSGTNCIAQRAAITAVKASPEKVQYMVDEFKNRRDLVLQLLGEIDGFKLNVPEGAFYVFPDISYFFGKTIQGKEIKNANDFSMLLLEKANVATVTGEAFGAPNCVRLSYAASELQLREAIKRIKEVLS; translated from the coding sequence ATGTCAAACGCATTATCAAACAGAATTCAAAGTTTACCAGTATCGCAAACTTTAGCAATGGCTGCTAAAGCGAGAGAATTAAAAGCTCAAGGTAAAGACATCATTAGTTTAAGTTTAGGAGAACCAGATTTTAACACTCCTGATTTTATTAAAAATGCTGCAATTGAAGCTATTAATCAAGATTATAACTCTTACACTCCAGTTGATGGATATGTAGAGTTAAAAGAAGCTATTTGCGAGAAGTTTAAACGTGATAATAACTTAACTTATGCTCCAAACCAAGTAGTTGTTTCTACAGGAGCAAAACAATCTATTGCTAACGTAGCTCAGGTGTTATTAAACCCTGGTGATGAAGTATTATTACCGGCTCCATATTGGGTAAGTTATTCTGCAATTGCAACTTTGTGTGAGGCTAAGTTTACCGAAATTCCTTCTTCTATTGAAAACGATTTCAAAATCACTCCAGAACAATTAGAAGCCGCTATTTCACCAAAAACAAAAATGATTTTCTTTAACTCGCCAAACAACCCAAGTGGAACAATTTATAGCGAGGAAGAATACAGAGCATTGGCTAACGTATTAGAGAAGCATCCGGATATTTATATTTTATCTGACGAAATATATGAGCACATTAACTACGGAACAAAACCTTTTAGTTTTGCTGCTATTGAAAGTATGTACGATCGTACCATTACCGTGAACGGTTTAGCGAAAGCTTTTGCAATGACAGGATGGAGAATTGGTTACATTGGTGCTCCTGAGTGGATTGCTAAGGCTTGTACTAAAATGCAAGGTCAAATTACTTCAGGAACTAACTGTATTGCACAACGTGCTGCAATTACAGCTGTAAAAGCATCGCCAGAAAAAGTACAGTACATGGTAGATGAGTTTAAAAATCGTAGAGATTTAGTGTTACAGTTATTAGGAGAAATTGATGGATTTAAATTAAACGTACCTGAAGGTGCTTTTTACGTATTTCCAGACATTTCTTATTTCTTCGGAAAAACTATCCAAGGAAAAGAAATTAAAAATGCAAATGATTTTTCTATGCTATTATTAGAAAAAGCAAATGTAGCTACTGTAACTGGTGAAGCTTTTGGTGCACCAAACTGTGTTCGTTTATCATATGCTGCTTCTGAATTACAATTACGTGAAGCAATTAAAAGAATAAAAGAAGTTTTAAGCTAA
- a CDS encoding rhodanese-like domain-containing protein, translated as MNKGVFLVGLFLTVILSCKPQKTEVNNITIDNLQVVLQNENNAQLLDVRTPEEWSRGVIENPIKIDVTGNDFEGKALEKLDKTKPVYLYCRSGGRSLKASELLAQKGFKVYNVLGGYLEWTEKNKE; from the coding sequence ATGAACAAAGGCGTTTTTTTAGTAGGTTTATTTTTAACAGTGATATTGTCGTGTAAACCACAAAAAACAGAGGTAAATAACATTACTATAGATAACTTACAAGTAGTTTTACAGAATGAAAATAATGCACAGTTATTAGACGTTAGAACCCCAGAAGAGTGGTCAAGAGGAGTTATTGAAAACCCAATTAAAATAGATGTTACAGGTAATGATTTTGAAGGAAAAGCTCTGGAGAAATTAGATAAAACAAAACCGGTATACCTTTATTGCCGTTCAGGCGGAAGAAGTTTAAAAGCAAGTGAGTTACTTGCTCAAAAAGGTTTTAAAGTATACAATGTTTTAGGAGGTTATCTAGAATGGACAGAGAAAAATAAAGAATAA
- a CDS encoding MBL fold metallo-hydrolase: protein MKIEQIYTGCLAQGAYYIESNGEVAIIDPLREVDPYINRAEKDGAKIKYIFETHFHADFVSGHVTLAEKTGATIVYGPTAKTNYEAHIATDGEVFRLGEITITVLHTPGHTMESTSYLLKDKDGKNHAVFSGDTLFLGDVGRPDLAQKAANLTQDELAGLLYDSLRTKIMTLEDEVIVYPAHGAGSACGKNLSKETVGTIGDQKKTNYALRADMTKEEFVKEVTDGLLPPPEYFPLNVKMNKEGYQSIDEVIKNGARALSVTDFEKIANETDALILDVRHQSEFIKGFIPQSIFIGLGGTFAPWVGALIKDVTQPILLVTPKGEEETTITRLSRVGFDSVLGYLDGSFAAWKEAGKEVDTLRSVSATILAEAITKEAPVFDVRKPGEYANEHIVDVPSTPLDFLNEHVEEFPTKEDFYVHCAGGYRSVIAASILKARGFHNIIDVAGGYKAIKETDIPRTATVCPSTLK, encoded by the coding sequence ATGAAAATAGAGCAAATTTATACAGGTTGTTTAGCACAAGGAGCCTATTATATTGAAAGTAATGGAGAAGTAGCAATTATAGATCCATTACGTGAAGTTGATCCTTATATAAACAGAGCTGAAAAAGATGGCGCTAAAATCAAATATATTTTCGAAACTCACTTCCATGCAGATTTTGTAAGTGGTCATGTTACACTAGCTGAAAAAACAGGAGCAACAATTGTATACGGACCAACAGCAAAAACAAATTATGAAGCTCATATAGCAACAGATGGAGAAGTATTTAGATTAGGAGAAATTACAATTACTGTATTACATACTCCAGGACATACAATGGAAAGTACTTCTTATTTGTTAAAAGATAAAGACGGAAAAAATCATGCAGTTTTCAGTGGAGATACTTTGTTTTTAGGTGATGTTGGACGTCCAGATTTAGCACAAAAAGCAGCAAACTTAACGCAAGATGAATTAGCAGGATTATTGTACGATAGTTTACGTACAAAAATTATGACGTTGGAAGATGAAGTAATTGTATATCCGGCACACGGAGCAGGATCGGCTTGTGGTAAAAACTTAAGCAAAGAAACAGTAGGCACAATTGGCGATCAAAAGAAAACCAATTACGCATTGCGTGCAGACATGACCAAAGAGGAGTTTGTAAAAGAAGTAACAGACGGGTTACTACCTCCACCTGAATATTTTCCTTTAAATGTAAAAATGAATAAGGAAGGATACCAATCTATCGATGAAGTTATCAAAAATGGAGCAAGAGCTCTATCAGTAACAGATTTTGAAAAAATAGCAAACGAAACAGATGCGTTGATTTTAGATGTACGTCATCAATCAGAATTTATTAAAGGATTTATTCCTCAATCAATTTTTATTGGTTTAGGAGGAACATTTGCTCCATGGGTAGGAGCATTGATTAAAGATGTTACTCAACCAATTTTATTAGTTACTCCTAAAGGAGAAGAAGAAACTACGATTACACGTTTATCTCGTGTTGGTTTTGATAGTGTGTTAGGATATTTAGATGGAAGCTTTGCAGCTTGGAAAGAAGCAGGAAAAGAAGTAGATACGTTACGTTCTGTTTCTGCAACTATTTTAGCAGAAGCAATAACAAAAGAAGCACCTGTTTTTGATGTTAGAAAACCAGGAGAATATGCAAATGAACATATTGTAGATGTACCAAGTACACCGTTAGATTTCTTAAACGAGCATGTTGAAGAGTTTCCAACAAAAGAAGACTTTTATGTACATTGTGCTGGAGGATACCGTTCAGTAATTGCAGCGTCTATTTTAAAAGCCAGAGGATTTCATAACATCATTGATGTTGCTGGAGGGTATAAGGCTATTAAAGAAACTGATATTCCAAGGACAGCAACGGTATGTCCATCAACTTTAAAATAA
- a CDS encoding SulP family inorganic anion transporter yields the protein MKLLKKLIPILEWIPNYKKSQLKGDVVAGITVAIVLIPQGIAYALIAGLPPIYGLYAALVPQLLYAIFGTSRQVAIGPVAMDSLIVATGVSTLALTGSESYIAIAILLALVVGTIQFLMGIFRLGFIVNFLSRPVITGFTSAVALIIGLNQFRNLFGVDFVQSDQIHVLLEDILFRLKYFKTNTTIIGLIACAIIIIFRRINRKIPNALIVVILGIVSIRFFGTEFSDVAIVKDIPSGLPKFSMPVIDVALIRELMPIAATLVMVGYLETISIGKTLEAKQDEYRVRPNQELVALGLSNMVGSLFQSYPSASSFSRSAINAESGGTTGVSAIVSAILVVFTLLFLTPVFYHLPKTILSAIIIVAVFNLINLKEARRLWKANNLDFWLLLATFLATIFFGIEYGILIGVVLSLIVLIFRTSRPYVAELGKVPNSDFYRNKSRFKEVILDDEILVFRFDAQLFYANSNYFRDKLDEMASEKGKALKLIVLDAESINRVDSTGIDMLKERIIYFNKHNIQFYFAGVKGPVRDAFFRGGLLDVVSLDHFFMRANGAVNFYKTGDNQNQKKYAQYIHQAYK from the coding sequence ATGAAACTATTAAAAAAACTCATACCTATATTAGAATGGATACCTAACTATAAAAAGTCACAGTTAAAAGGTGATGTAGTTGCAGGTATAACCGTTGCTATTGTGCTAATTCCTCAAGGTATAGCGTATGCACTTATTGCAGGTTTACCACCAATTTATGGGTTGTATGCTGCGTTAGTGCCTCAATTACTATATGCTATTTTTGGTACTTCACGTCAAGTAGCAATTGGTCCTGTAGCAATGGACTCATTAATTGTAGCAACAGGAGTATCTACCTTAGCATTAACAGGTTCTGAAAGTTATATAGCTATAGCAATATTACTCGCGCTAGTAGTAGGGACTATTCAGTTTTTAATGGGAATTTTCCGTTTAGGATTTATTGTTAACTTTTTATCAAGACCTGTAATAACTGGGTTTACCTCTGCAGTAGCTTTAATTATTGGATTGAATCAATTTAGGAATTTATTCGGAGTAGATTTTGTACAAAGTGATCAAATCCATGTATTATTAGAAGATATTCTCTTCAGACTTAAATATTTTAAAACAAATACAACAATAATAGGTTTAATAGCATGTGCTATTATTATAATTTTTAGAAGAATTAATAGAAAAATACCCAATGCGTTAATCGTTGTTATATTGGGTATAGTAAGTATCCGTTTTTTTGGAACAGAATTTTCAGATGTAGCCATTGTAAAAGATATTCCATCAGGTTTACCTAAATTTTCAATGCCAGTAATTGATGTAGCTTTAATACGTGAATTAATGCCGATAGCGGCAACTTTGGTTATGGTAGGATATTTAGAAACTATTTCTATCGGAAAAACTTTGGAAGCTAAGCAAGATGAGTATAGAGTAAGACCCAATCAAGAATTAGTAGCTTTGGGTTTAAGTAATATGGTTGGATCGTTATTTCAATCATATCCGTCAGCATCAAGTTTTTCTCGTTCGGCAATTAATGCAGAATCGGGAGGAACTACAGGAGTTTCCGCAATAGTTTCCGCAATTTTGGTAGTGTTTACCTTACTTTTTTTAACACCTGTTTTTTATCACTTACCAAAAACTATTTTATCAGCAATTATTATAGTTGCAGTTTTTAACTTAATAAATTTAAAAGAAGCAAGAAGGCTATGGAAAGCAAATAATTTAGATTTCTGGCTACTCTTAGCTACTTTCTTAGCAACTATTTTCTTCGGAATTGAATATGGAATTTTAATCGGGGTAGTTTTATCATTAATTGTTTTAATTTTTAGAACTTCAAGACCCTATGTAGCGGAGTTAGGAAAAGTACCAAATTCAGATTTCTATCGTAATAAAAGCAGGTTTAAGGAAGTCATTCTAGATGATGAAATTTTAGTATTTCGCTTTGATGCACAACTTTTTTATGCTAATTCAAATTACTTTAGAGATAAGTTAGATGAAATGGCATCAGAAAAAGGAAAAGCATTAAAGTTGATTGTTTTAGATGCTGAAAGCATAAACAGAGTTGATAGTACAGGAATTGATATGTTAAAAGAACGTATTATTTATTTTAACAAGCATAACATTCAATTTTACTTTGCAGGAGTAAAAGGACCTGTAAGAGATGCCTTTTTTAGAGGAGGCTTATTAGACGTTGTGAGTTTAGACCACTTTTTTATGCGTGCCAATGGTGCCGTAAATTTTTATAAAACAGGAGATAATCAAAATCAGAAAAAATACGCACAGTATATACATCAAGCGTATAAATAA
- the ruvB gene encoding Holliday junction branch migration DNA helicase RuvB — MNENLNPENTNYSNEELDVEKKLRPLSFDDFTGQDQAIDNLKVFVEAANQRDEALDHALFHGPPGLGKTTLAHILANELGVGIKVTSGPVLDKPGDLAGLLTNLDERDVLFIDEIHRLSPIVEEYLYSAMEDYKIDIMIESGPNARTVQINLEPFTLVGATTRSGLLTAPMRARFGISSRLHYYSTELLTTIIQRSAFILKVPISMEAAIEIAGRSRGTPRIANALLRRVRDFAQIKGNGTITIEIAKYALKALNVDAHGLDEMDNKILSTIIDKFKGGPVGITTLATAVAENSETIEEVYEPFLIQQGFIMRTPRGREVTDLAYKHLGRIKGTSQGELF, encoded by the coding sequence ATGAATGAAAACTTAAACCCTGAAAACACAAATTATTCAAATGAAGAATTAGATGTAGAAAAAAAACTGCGTCCGCTTTCATTTGATGATTTTACTGGCCAAGATCAGGCAATAGATAATTTAAAGGTTTTTGTAGAAGCAGCGAATCAACGAGATGAAGCGTTAGATCATGCCTTATTTCACGGCCCTCCAGGATTAGGAAAAACAACATTGGCTCATATTTTAGCTAATGAATTAGGAGTTGGAATAAAAGTAACTTCAGGGCCTGTACTAGATAAACCTGGAGATTTGGCGGGTTTACTAACCAATTTAGATGAACGAGATGTTTTATTTATAGATGAAATACATCGATTAAGTCCAATAGTTGAAGAATACCTGTATTCAGCAATGGAAGATTATAAAATCGATATCATGATTGAATCTGGTCCAAATGCACGTACAGTTCAAATTAACTTAGAGCCATTTACTTTAGTAGGAGCAACTACTCGTTCAGGATTACTCACAGCGCCTATGCGAGCTCGTTTTGGTATCAGTAGCCGATTACATTACTACTCAACAGAATTATTAACAACCATCATACAACGAAGTGCATTTATTTTAAAAGTGCCTATTTCTATGGAAGCAGCAATTGAAATTGCAGGAAGAAGTAGAGGGACTCCTCGTATTGCTAATGCATTACTACGTAGAGTGCGTGATTTTGCTCAAATTAAAGGAAATGGTACAATTACCATAGAAATAGCCAAATATGCCTTAAAAGCTTTAAATGTAGATGCACATGGTTTAGATGAAATGGATAATAAAATTTTATCTACTATTATTGATAAGTTTAAGGGTGGCCCAGTAGGAATTACTACGTTAGCTACTGCTGTAGCAGAAAATTCAGAAACAATAGAAGAAGTTTATGAACCTTTTTTAATTCAGCAAGGGTTTATTATGCGTACGCCAAGAGGAAGAGAAGTAACTGATTTGGCATATAAACATTTAGGAAGAATTAAAGGAACTAGTCAAGGAGAGCTCTTTTAA
- a CDS encoding cytochrome c oxidase subunit I, which translates to MSDHHHKETFVTKYIFSQDHKMISKQFLVTGIFMGIIGGFMSMLFRLQIAWPDTSFSIVEAFLGNHQTDGIMNPDMYLALVTIHGTIMVFFVLTAGLSGTFSNLLIPLQIGARDMASGFLNMVSYWLFFLSSVIMIISLFVEAGPASAGWTIYPPLSALPQAIPGSGTGMTLWLVSMAIFIASSLIGSLNYIVTVLNLRTKGLKMTRLPLTMWAFFITAIIGVISFPVLLSAALLLIFDRSFGTSFYLSDIFISGEVLHYQGGSPVLFEHLFWFLGHPEVYIILLPALGISSEVISTNARKPIFGYRAMVGSIMAIAFLSTIVWGHHMFVSGMNPFLGSVFTFTTVLIAIPSAVKAFNYVTTLWKGNLQLNPAMMFSIGLVSTFVTGGLTGLVLGDSALDINVHDTYFVVAHFHLVMGVSALLGMFAGVYHWFPKMYGRMMNKTLGYWHFWLTIISAYGVFFPMHFIGLAGLPRRYYTNTNFPMFDDLADINVFMTIMAILGGLAQLIFIANFFISMYRGQKATQNPWNANTLEWTTPVEHIHGNWPGAIPEVHRWAYDYSKTDENGEYVHGKDFVPQNVPLLDGEEPS; encoded by the coding sequence ATGTCAGATCATCATCACAAAGAAACATTTGTAACTAAATACATCTTTAGTCAAGATCATAAAATGATCTCGAAACAATTCCTTGTTACAGGTATATTTATGGGTATCATAGGAGGTTTCATGTCTATGTTATTTCGTTTACAAATTGCATGGCCAGATACATCGTTTTCAATTGTTGAAGCATTCTTAGGAAACCATCAAACAGATGGAATTATGAACCCAGATATGTACTTAGCGTTAGTTACGATTCATGGTACAATCATGGTATTCTTTGTACTAACGGCAGGTTTAAGTGGTACATTCTCCAACCTATTAATTCCGTTACAAATTGGAGCTCGTGATATGGCTTCTGGATTCTTAAATATGGTATCTTACTGGTTATTCTTCTTATCATCAGTAATAATGATTATCTCATTATTTGTAGAAGCAGGACCAGCATCGGCAGGATGGACAATTTACCCTCCATTATCAGCATTACCACAAGCAATTCCAGGCTCAGGTACAGGTATGACATTATGGTTAGTGTCGATGGCAATTTTCATTGCATCATCGCTAATCGGGTCATTAAACTATATCGTAACAGTTTTAAACTTACGTACAAAAGGATTGAAAATGACAAGATTGCCATTAACAATGTGGGCATTCTTTATTACAGCGATTATTGGTGTAATTTCATTCCCGGTATTATTATCAGCAGCCTTATTATTAATCTTTGATAGAAGCTTTGGTACTTCATTCTACTTATCAGACATCTTTATTTCTGGAGAAGTATTACATTACCAAGGAGGGTCACCAGTATTATTCGAACACTTATTCTGGTTCTTAGGTCACCCAGAGGTATATATTATCTTATTACCAGCATTAGGTATTAGTTCAGAAGTAATTTCAACAAACGCACGTAAACCAATTTTTGGTTACCGTGCAATGGTTGGTTCTATTATGGCAATTGCATTCTTATCTACGATTGTATGGGGTCACCACATGTTCGTTTCTGGAATGAATCCATTCTTAGGTTCTGTATTTACATTTACAACAGTATTAATTGCAATTCCATCAGCAGTAAAAGCATTTAACTATGTTACTACACTATGGAAAGGTAACCTACAGTTAAATCCTGCAATGATGTTCTCAATCGGATTAGTTTCTACGTTTGTAACAGGAGGTTTAACAGGACTAGTATTAGGAGATTCAGCTTTAGATATTAACGTTCACGATACATATTTTGTAGTGGCACACTTCCACTTGGTAATGGGTGTATCCGCTTTATTAGGGATGTTTGCTGGTGTTTATCACTGGTTCCCTAAGATGTATGGTAGAATGATGAACAAAACATTAGGATATTGGCACTTTTGGTTAACAATAATCAGTGCTTACGGAGTATTTTTCCCAATGCACTTTATAGGGTTAGCTGGTTTACCACGTCGTTATTATACAAACACAAACTTTCCAATGTTTGATGATTTGGCAGATATAAACGTGTTTATGACTATCATGGCTATTCTTGGAGGTTTAGCACAGTTAATCTTCATAGCAAACTTCTTTATTTCTATGTATAGAGGTCAAAAAGCAACACAAAACCCTTGGAATGCAAATACACTTGAGTGGACTACTCCAGTTGAACATATTCATGGAAACTGGCCAGGAGCAATTCCTGAAGTTCACAGATGGGCTTACGATTACAGTAAAACAGATGAAAATGGTGAGTATGTACACGGAAAAGACTTTGTACCACAAAACGTACCATTATTAGATGGCGAAGAGCCTTCTTAA
- a CDS encoding cytochrome c oxidase subunit II — protein MLALFYIFIAVAIGVSFWQITRIMNFRSVIATDEDNEKQAKYSLAFLAFLYAMMIYCLIAMNVIMLPEAASFEGEHDDNLFNITFWLIGIVQFGMQFLIFFFTYKYRGNKNNKALFYADSHKLELIWTTIPAVTIVLLIGYGLWAWNNIMYVGDDENPIVIEVYSQQFRWDARYAGEDNQLGLGNVNFIKGINTMGVDMSDPSAQDDKQVTELYLPKGKKVLFKFRSQDVLHSAYMPHFRAQMNCVPGMVTQFAFTPKYTTAEMRQNSEVIAKTEGINKIRRAKGEDPYEFDYLLLCNKICGASHYNMQMKITVVEEEEYNKWLSEQKTLAQVIK, from the coding sequence ATGCTCGCTTTATTTTATATTTTCATAGCAGTTGCAATCGGAGTAAGTTTTTGGCAAATTACTCGTATAATGAATTTCCGTTCTGTAATTGCTACAGATGAAGACAACGAAAAACAAGCTAAATATTCATTAGCTTTCCTAGCATTCCTTTATGCAATGATGATTTACTGCTTAATTGCCATGAATGTAATTATGTTACCAGAAGCTGCTTCTTTTGAAGGAGAGCATGATGACAACCTTTTTAATATCACTTTTTGGTTAATTGGAATAGTTCAGTTTGGAATGCAGTTTTTAATTTTCTTCTTTACTTACAAGTACAGAGGAAATAAAAACAATAAGGCATTATTTTATGCAGATAGTCATAAGTTAGAATTAATTTGGACAACTATTCCTGCAGTAACAATTGTGTTATTAATTGGATATGGTTTATGGGCTTGGAATAACATTATGTATGTTGGAGACGATGAAAACCCTATTGTAATTGAAGTATACTCTCAACAATTCCGCTGGGATGCACGTTATGCAGGTGAAGACAACCAATTAGGTTTAGGTAATGTAAACTTTATCAAAGGAATTAACACTATGGGGGTCGATATGTCAGACCCAAGTGCACAAGATGATAAGCAAGTAACAGAATTATACTTACCTAAAGGGAAGAAAGTATTATTCAAGTTCCGTTCGCAAGATGTATTGCACTCTGCTTATATGCCACACTTTAGAGCACAAATGAACTGTGTTCCAGGTATGGTAACTCAATTCGCATTTACGCCAAAGTATACCACAGCAGAAATGCGTCAAAATTCTGAGGTAATTGCAAAAACAGAAGGAATTAACAAAATTAGAAGAGCTAAAGGAGAAGACCCATATGAGTTTGATTACTTATTATTGTGTAACAAAATTTGTGGAGCATCTCACTACAATATGCAAATGAAAATTACTGTTGTTGAAGAAGAAGAGTACAACAAGTGGTTATCAGAACAAAAAACATTAGCTCAAGTTATTAAATAA